The DNA segment TCGGTACCGTTGGAGCACTACAGTATGAGGTAATTCAGTATAGATTGGAACATGAATATGGTGCCAAGTGTAGCTACGAGAATTTCCCGGTTCACAAAGCTTGTTGGGTGCAACCAAAAGATCCAAAAAGCGCTGAATTCAAAGAGTTTTTACGAATTAAGCAAAAATATATTGCAAAGGACAAATACGGACAATTGGTTTTCCTTGCCGACTCAGACTTTACAATCCAAATGACCCAAAGTAAATATCCAAATGTGAAGTTATTTTTTACCTCGGAATTTTAGTTCGTATATGGAATTAAATATAAAATAAACAAGAACATAATAATGTGCATCTCGGCTGTTGGGTCTCCTTATATTATACACTTTTCATCCATTATAAAAAAGCTCATAACTACTCATCCATAAGCTAAAATTTAATTATTTCTGATAAAATTTTACAACAAATATTTGACGCCTCAAGCCTCCTTTGCAGAAAAAGGGAGGCTTTTTTTTGAAGATATAGATTGAGGCAACGACTTTATCGACTACATAGTTGATGACAGTATACACCTTTAAGATCATCAATGAACAATATGTAGTAAAAAACTGCAAGGACTTAAAAAACTTCCAACATACCCTCCCAAATCTTTTAGAATAGCTAATTTCTCGCGTTTCTATAACGATACTTAAATATATTGAATAGAATATTCAATTATATAGATAAATAGTATTAAAAATTAGTTCATATTTGAAAAACTTGTATATTTGTAAAAATGAAAATTGAATCAATTTATAATGTAGATTGTCGAGAAAATAATACTTTTAATCTAAAATCTTCAAAACTAGCCTTATTATATTAACTTAATGAATACCTTTGTTTTACATTAATTGAAACGCCTCAAAAACCATGAAAAAAACAATACTACAATCATTTTTACTTTTTACCTTTCTATTTTTAGACTTTGTTGCATTTGCACAGAATCCCGGTACTGACGACCAAAGTGGTGGCTTAGAAGGTGAAGATCCAGTTGCGCCGATCAATGGGAAGTTAATTTGGTTAGCATTGGTTGGAATAGCCTTCGCCTATTACACTTATAAAAACACACGAACAGTAGAAATTTCTAAATAAGAAATTTTTAAATTATACATAAAAGTCTGGCAATTTGCCGGACTTTACTTGTTGTTATATGGTTATTGTAGAAAAGCCTTTGTTCTGAATAATACATTGTACTATTTTAATAATCTTTGATTATTTGTAACAGCTACTATAAGCTGCACATCAGAAACAGTCATTTTTTCTAAAAGCAAATACGTGAGAGGAATTCCGTACTGTATTTTTAAATATTTATAAGGACAGTTTGATACCGTTTATCAAAACCAAAGATGAATTACTTACTACCGTCATTCATGTGATGCTATTAATTTAGCACTTTCAACTCCTCTTCCTCTTACGAACCTTACCTCGCTCTGCCATAATATCGCGCCTTCAAATAGATGATTTACGGTATTTCAGACATCTTAGTAACCATTATAATTCTCTAGGTTTAGATTCGTAATTTATAATTATATATTCTGTACTTTCTACATTTTAGTACAGTATCAGATTTATTTCACTGTCATAATCATTTGGGCGAGACCTTTCGCCAGAACATCCTCGGTAACATTGAAATTTTTATTTGGCTCAGGTCGGGCTATTCGTTCCCAATCTTTCTTGTAGCTTTTGCTACGCAACGCTACAAGAAAGGATTTCCACTGCTATCCCTCTCGCAAATGACTTCGTTGAAGCAGATTAATATAGTTGATAGTACTATGCTTACTTCCACTGCAGCAGAATAAAATATTTTTTTCATAACAACAGATTGTCATTTAGATGGTATTACTACAGTTTGCTGCATCAATGATGGGTAATTAAGATTTCCCATAAGCATAGAGCTTAGTATGGACGATGTTATATAGGTGAATCTCTTGCCACAAAGTTGATTGGTTTATATTCAATGTCACAATAGTACTCTATTCCAAAAATTACTTGCGAGGTCGATTGTATGCCATACGATTTTTAATTAACGTCGTATTCCAAATGTTTCGTTTTATATGGTCGTCCCGATGAGACTTCTATTTCTCATATCTCAGTACCCCGCAGTTTAAACTACGGTCCACAATCAAATCGTCTAGGATAAAACTAAACAGTTATTTCATAGCTAAATGGACGGATATAACAATTCCCAAACTAAAGATTTCTAAAAGGAGGTGCAATCCTACGGGAAACTTTTTAAATAGACCCAACGGTACAGACAAGGCATGCCTTGTCTCAACCCACCATCACTATTTTTTATAAAAAATAGATTAAAAACAAAAAACCCCGTTCGTTAGAACGGGGTTTTTCAAAAGAAAGGCGACGACATACTCTCCCACATAACTGCAGTACCATCTGCGCAGGCGGGCTTAACTACTCTGTTCGGGATGGGAAGAGGTGAGCCCCGCCGCAATAACCACCTTAAGTCGTTAGTTGCTTTGGACAACTTGCTTACATATAACAGTCAACTGTGGACTGATAGCTGTAAACTAATATTATTAACACACTGGGATAAAGAAATATACTATTTTATAGAAGAAAGTCGCCCCTTGCCTATCCGAAGACCGGCAAGGAGGAGTATACAAGCTTACGGGTTATTAGTACTACTCGACTATGACATTACTGCCTTTACATCTATAGCCTATCAACGTGGTCATCTCCCACGACCCTTAAAAGAAATCTCATCTTGTGGTGGGTTTCGCGCTTATATGCTTTCAGCGCTTATCCCTGCCAAACGTAGCTACTCTGCGGTGCCCCTGGCGGGACAACAGATACACCAGCGGTTTGTCCAACTCGGTCCTCTCGTACTAGAGTCAGATCCACTCAAATTTCTTGCGCCCGCAGTAGATAGAGACCGAACTGTCTCACGACGTTCTGAACCCAGCTCGCGTGCCACTTTAATGGGCGAACAGCCCAACCCTTGGGACCTTCTCCAGCCCCAGGATGTGACGAGCCGACATCGAGGTGCCAAACCCCCCCGTCGATATGAGCTCTTGGGGGAGATCAGCCTGTTATCCCCGGCGTACCTTTTATCCTTTGAGCGATGGCCCTTCCATGCGGAACCACCGGATCACTATGCTCTACTTTCGTACCTGATCGACCTGTATGTCTCTCAGTCAAGCTCCCTTATGCCATTGCACTCTACGCACGGTTACCAAGCGTACTGAGGGAACCTTTAGAAGCCTCCGTTACTCTTTTGGAGGCGACCACCCCAGTCAAACTACCCACCAAGCAATGTCCCCCGGATTCCGGGGTTAGATCCTAGATAAGCAAAGGGTGGTATTTCAACAATGACTAACCAACGCCTAGCGACGCTGGATCGAAGTCTCCCACCTATCCTACACATCACTTATCCAAGACCAATACTAAGCTATAGTAAAGGTGCACAGGGTCTTTTCGTCCCACTGCGGGTAAACGGCATCTTCACCGTTACTACAATTTCACCGAGCTCATGGCTGAGACAGTGTCCAGATCGTTACACCATTCGTGCAGGTCGGAACTTACCCGACAAGGAATTTCGCTACCTTAGGACCGTTATAGTTACGGCCGCCGTTTACTGGGGCTTCAATTCAATGCTTCTGAGTTACCCCATGACATCTCCTCTTAACCTTCCAGCACCGGGCAGGTGTCAGGCCCTATACTTCATCTTACGATTTTGCAGAGCCCTGTGTTTTTGATAAACAGTCGCCTGGACCTCTTCACTGCGGCCAGCATTGCTGCTGGCGACCTTTCTCCCGAAGTTACAGGTCTATTTTGCCTAATTCCTTAGCCATGAATCTCTCGAGCACCTTAGGATTCTCTCCTCGACTACCTGTGTCGGTTTACGGTACGGGTACTAATAACCTGAAGTTTAGAGGTTTTTCTTGGAAGCCCTTAGGCGCACTATCTCGTTGTCCGAAGACTCTGAGTACTATCGTATTTCCCCAAGCCGCGTGGATTTGCCTGCGCAGCTTATAGGTAGGTACTTCAACGAACTATTCCGTCAGTTCGCGGCGCTTTCATCACTCCGTCACCCCATCACAGTTATCAGTAGTACGGGAATATTAACCCGTTGGCCATCGACTGTCCCTTTCGGGTTCGCCTTAGGTCCCGACTAACCCACAGCTGATTAGCATAGCTGTGGAAACCTTAGTCTTTCGGTGAGGGGGTTTCTCGCCCCCTTTATCGTTACTTATGCCTACATTTTCTTTTCTAACCGGTCCAGCATGTCTCAAGACACACCTTCAACCCTGTTAGAATGCTCCCCTACCACTTAGAGTAAACTCTAAATCCATAGCTTCGGTAATATACTTATGCCCGATTATTATCCATGCTCGTCCGCTCGACTAGTGAGCTGTTACGCACTCTTTAAATGAATGGCTGCTTCCAAGCCAACATCCTAGCTGTCTGGGCAGACAAACCGCGTTCTTTCAACTTAGTATATATTTGGGGACCTTAGCTGATGGTCTGGGTTCTTTCCCTCTCGGACTTGGACCTTAGCACCCAAGCCCTCACTGTTAGTGAACATTATATAGCATTCGGAGTTTGTCAGGAATTGGTAGGCGGTGAAGCCCCCGCATCCAATCAGTAGCTCTACCTCTATATAACTTTATAACTAACGCTGCACCTAAATGCATTTCGGGGAGTACGAGCTATTTCCGAGTTTGATTGGCCTTTCACCCCTACCCACAGATCATCCCAAGACTTTTCAACGTCAACGGGTTCGGTCCTCCATTTAGTGTTACCTAAACTTCAACCTGTCCATGGGTAGATCACACGGTTTCGCGTCTAACACTACTGACTAAAGCGCCCTATTCAGACTCGCTTTCGCTACGGATCCGTGGCTTAACCACTTATCCTTGCCAGCAACGTTAACTCGTAGGCTCATTATGCAAAAGGCACGCCGTCACCCCACGAAAGGGCTCCGACCGCTTGTAGGCGTATGGTTTCAGGATCTATTTCACTCCGTTATTCACGGTTCTTTTCACCTTTCCCTCACGGTACTGGTTCACTATCGGTCTCTCAGGAGTATTTAGCCTTAGCGGATGGTCCCGCCAAATTCAGACAGGGTTTCACGTGCCCCGCCCTACTCAGGATACCACTATTCATTACATTTATTACCCATACGGGACTATCACCCTCTATGGTGTCACTTTCCAGTAACTTCCGGTTCTGCATGCATAAAATGTCGTGGTCCTACAACCCCAATATTGCCGTAACAACATTGGTTTGGGCTAATCCGCGTTCGCTCGCCACTACTTACGGAATCACTTTTGTTTTCTTCTCCTCCGCCTACTTAGATGTTTCAGTTCAGCGGGTTTGCTCTCCATTCGGAGTGACATGTCTTCAACATGCCGGGTTGCCCCATTCAGGTATTTACGGATCAATCGATGTGTGCTCGTCCCCGTAACTTTTCGCAGCTTATCACGCCTTTCATCGCCTCTGAGAGCCAAGGCATCCCCCATACGCCCTTATTTTGCTTGTATAATGTACATCAAGATAAATCTTGTGTACAAATAACTACAATTAACTTGTAGTATATTTTTCTTTCTACTTATTTTGTATTTCTTATCCCAATATGTCAATGAACTTTGATCCGTATGAAGATGTCTGTATTAAGTAGCAAGACTTACGTCTTAATACTTGATACTACCATCTTGATACTATCTTGTGGAGAATAACGGAGTCGAACCGTTGACCTCCTGCGTGCAAGGCAGGCGCTCTAGCCAGCTGAGCTAATTCCCCTTTTTTAGTATTTTAGTTAACAGTTTACAGTTAACAGTCTCTAAAAACGGTTAGCTTAACCTCTAAAATTTCCTTTTTTTTCTTTAAGCGTAACAGTATCTTCAATCGCGCTTGCTTTTGAAAAAGTAGTCCCGGGCAGACTCGAACTGCCGACCCCAACATTATCAGTGTTGTACTCTAACCAGCTGAGCTACGAGACTCTGTTTTATTTTTGCTTAAAAAATGTAATAATATGAACCAACAGCGAGAGTAAGTGATTAAACACTTCGATATATAAGACTTTGTGTCTTTTTGTATTCTCTAGAAAGGAGGTGTTCCAGCCGCACCTTCCGGTACGGCTACCTTGTTACGACTTAGCCCTAGTTACCAGTTTTACCCTAGGCAGCTCCTTGCGGTCACCGACTTCAGGCACCCCCAGCTTCCATGGCTTGACGGGCGGTGTGTACAAGGCCCGGGAACGTATTCACCGGATCATGGCTGATATCCGATTACTAGCGATTCCAGCTTCACGGAGTCGAGTTGCAGACTCCGATCCGAACTGTGACCGGTTTTGTAGATTCGCTCCTGGTCGCCCAGTGGCTGCTCTCTGTACCGGCCATTGTAGCACGTGTGTAGCCCAAGGCGTAAGGGCCGTGATGATTTGACGTCATCCCCACCTTCCTCACAGTTTGCACTGGCAGTCTTGTTAGAGTTCCCGACATGACTCGCTGGCAACTAACAACAGGGGTTGCGCTCGTTATAGGACTTAACCTGACACCTCACGGCACGAGCTGACGACAACCATGCAGCACCTTGTAAATTGTCTTGCGAAAAGTCTGTTTCCAAACCGGTCAATCTACATTTAAGCCTTGGTAAGGTTCCTCGCGTATCATCGAATTAAACCACATGCTCCACCGCTTGTGCGGGCCCCCGTCAATTCCTTTGAGTTTCAAACTTGCGTTCGTACTCCCCAGGTGGGATACTTATCACTTTCGCTTAGCCACTGAGTCTTGCAACCCAACAGCTAGTATCCATCGTTTACGGCGTGGACTACCAGGGTATCTAATCCTGTTCGCTACCCACGCTTTCGTCCCTCAGCGTCAATATAGTAGTAGTAACCTGCCTTCGCAATTGGTATTCCATGTAATCTCTAAGCATTTCACCGCTACACTACATATTCTAGTTACTTCCTACTAATTCAAGCCCTGCAGTATCAACGGCCATTTCCCGGTTGAGCCGGGAGATTTCACCGCTGACTTACAGGGCCGCCTACGGACCCTTTAAACCCAATGATTCCGGATAACGCTTGGATCCTCCGTATTACCGCGGCTGCTGGCACGGAGTTAGCCGATCCTTATTCTTACGGTACCGTCAGTCTGGCTCACGAGCCAGGGTTTCTTCCCGTATAAAAGCAGTTTACAATCCATAGGACCGTCATCCTGCACGCGGCATGGCTGGTTCAGACTTGCGTCCATTGACCAATATTCCTCACTGCTGCCTCCCGTAGGAGTCTGGTCCGTGTCTCAGTACCAGTGTGGGGGATCTCCCTCTCAGGACCCCTACCCATCGAAGTCTTGGTAAGCCGTTACCTTACCAACTAACTAATGGGACGCATGCTCATCTTTTACCGATAAATCTTTAATTAAATCTTGATGCCAAAACTTAATACTATAAGGTATTAATCCAAATTTCTCTGGGCTATCCCTTTGTAAAAGGTAGATTGCATACGCGTTACGCACCCGTGCGCCGGTCTCAAAAAAGCAAGCTTCTTCTACCCCTCGACTTGCATGTGTTAAGCCTGCCGCTAGCGTTCATCCTGAGCCAGGATCAAACTCTTCATCGTATAATTTTAATAACTTGTACAATAAAGACTCAAAGCTCGTTCTTATATTCTAACGTATTCTCTTCTTACTCTCTCTTAAATCACTCTGAAAATTGCTTCTCAAAATGTTGCTGTCAATTCAATATGTCTATGAACGTGTCTTCTTGTTTTTCCGCTTGTCGCTTGCGCGCTTAGCGGGGTGCAAAAGTACAACCTCTTTTCGTCTCTCGCAAGTGTTTGGTGAAAATAATTTGAAAATAAATTTTCAACGCTTTTTAAACCTCATAACTCACTCAAAATGTCTCAAAGAACTTGCGCCCTTTCGGGGTGGCAAATGTAAATCGAAATTTAGAATCTCACAACTTTATTTTTACTAAATTTCTCTAGTCATATAAAGGATAATCTTCTAATATTTCAAATAACTTACCGCTGATTGCGGGTGCAAAACTACCACTTCTTTCTAGATAAACAAGCAGAATTTTGTAATAAAATGCAATTATTTTGTAAGACCTTGATTTAAAGATTCAAAGATTTAAAAATTTAAAGATTGAAAAGTCGAAAAGAGCTAAATGAAGCGAATTTGCGGACTTTCAGACTTGGAATCATACAAAGTACGGCTGGTGAAATTTACAAACCTTCGGGAATTGGTTTGAAAATCTTCTGAATCGTTGGGATGTGGCAAAACTTGTGGTTTATAAAATCGTCCCGATGGGACTTGGATGGCATTTAATTTTTTTTAAACCCAGGGTTGAAACCCTGGGCTACAATAAAGCCGTCCCTCTGGGACTGAGGAGTGAATGTGGCTGTGAGATTTTAAGGTGGTAATTCTACTTCTTATATATAGGAAACAAAAATCATATAAATTGTCGCGATCCTACAAAACTTGTGGATCATAAATTCGTCCCGATGGGACTTGGATGTCTTTTCATCTATTATTAAACCCAGGGTTGAAACCCTGGGCTACAATAATGCCGTCCCTCTGGGACTGAGGAGTGAATGTGGTTGTGGGATTTTAGAGGCGATAATTCTAGTCCTTATATATAGGAAACAAAAATCATATAAATTGTCGCGATCCTACAAAACCTGTGGATCATAAATTCGTCCCGATGGGACTTGCTTGAACTTTTCATTTATTATCAACCCAGGGTTGAAACCCTGGGCTACAATAAAGCCGTCCCTCTGGGACTGAGGAATGAATATAGATATGGATATGGAATTTTAATAGTAATTATAGTCCTTATATATAGGAAAGAAAAATCATCTTGAATTTAGCGGCGTGGCAAATAATCCGTTTTATAAAATCTTCACTATACCCACGGTTGAAACCCTATGATACAATATTGCCATCCCGATTCCCGGGATTTAAATCATGGACTACAATAATGACATTCCGATTCCCAAGGTTGAAACCCCGGGCTATGAGATCAGTCGTCTCGATGAGACTGAGGAGTGAATATGGCTGTGAAATTTTAATATGGTAATTCTAGTCCTTATATATAGGAGATAATTTTGCACTACAAACTGTCTTGGTACCGGTGCAAGCGAAAAAATATGCAATTGCTCTACGGCTGTTATAATCGTGTGGTTAAATTTGAAAACTTAATGTTGTTGTTAGACGATTGTTTCAGCCCCGATAGGAACGGACCCGAGCGAAGCGAACTGGCGAAGCAAATCCCGGCGTGGGGATTTGCCTTTTGGTAGCAGCGGCGGGAAAGAGCGACCAACGGAAGCTCCTTGCCCGACGACTGCTACGGCAAATGCCCAGGCCGGATTGGAGAGTATAGCAGGAATAGCTGCCAAAAAAAAAATATCTTTCCTAGTATCTGCAACTGTAGTAGACTTGGAAAATACATTCTGAAAATAAATTAAAAATAAATTGTAACAATTATCAGCTTTGATTGTCTAATTAAGCAATTGCAATCGGATTAACGCGATGCAGCAAATTATAAAATCTTACAAATTATGAATTTTAAACTAGCATTACTGTTTTTGCTTGGAATTATGTTCTCTGCTTCGGCTCAAAACGGATCGGCAAATGGAAAAGTCGTTGACAAAAATCAGAACCTTGCAGTACCGTACGTTACGGTTACGGTGAAAGCTCTGGAAAAGGTAGTAACAGGTGGAATTACTGACGAAAAAGGACTTTTTGACATTAAGAATATCCCCTTTGGAACCTACACACTGGAATTGCAATTTATGGGCTACAAAACGATTAATCGCCCCTTGACTATTGGAGCAACTTCTGCAAATGTGTCTTTGGGGACTTTCAAACTGGAAGATGATTCGGTACAACTTGAGGGCGTAACGGTTGTAGCAGAATATTCTACTACCGAACAAAAAATTGATAGAAAAGTTATAAATGTAGGTCGCGATTTAACCACTGCGGGGGCAACGGCTTCTGAAATTATGTCGAATATCCCGTCTGTAAACGTGGATCAAGACGGTAAAATTTCGCTTCGTGGTAATGAAAATGTTCGAATATTGGTGGACGGAAGACCTACTACAATTGAGACTTCTCAACTACTAAAGCAAATTCCATCGACTTCTATAAAAAGTATCGAACTTATTACAAATCCAAGTGCTAAATACAATCCGGAGGGAATGTCGGGAATTATCAATGTAATTTTGCACAAGAACTCAAATAACGGATTTAATGCGTCGGTAAACGCTGGAATTACGCTCGCTGACGAGCCTAAATTTAGCAATTCGATTAATATGAATTACCGTACGGGAAAGGTTAATTTCTTTTCGACACTCGGCAGCAATTTCGGGAAACGATTAAATGAAGGTCGGACAAATAGATTGGATGAGAATTCATTGCAACTATTTGATATAATTAATGACAATAAATCTCAGCTCGTAAAAGTTGGAATGGATTATTATATTAATGATCTAAATACGATTTCGGTTTATACCAATCAAAACTTCGGGACTGGAGACGGGAATTTTGATGTTGCTTTAACTTATCCTGATGCTCTTAAAAATTTGAATCAAACCTCAATTTATAAAGCAGAAACTCAGGATGCAAGCTATAATTTAGCATTTAAACATCTTACTAAAAGAGAAGGAGAGGTTCTGGATTTTGAAATGAATTATAATAAATCAACATCGGATAGCGACTCTTTCTATAATACTATATACGCAAATCCAGCCATTGACAATAGTGGCTATACTGAAGATAAAGCCGATGATAACAAAAGTTTTACCGCAAATCTAGATTATCAAAGGCCTCTTAACGACAAAACAAAGCTGGAACTAGGTGCTGAAGCTAGAGTTTTGCGCACCGATAATGAGTACAGATCTACAACTACTTCAATTGCTGATGCAAATTATTTGTACGACCTAAACATCTATTCGGCTTATGCAACTTTTGGTCAGCGCTTCAAGAAAATTAGTTATCAGTTGGGTGCTCGAGTTGAAATGTATGATGTAGAATCGACCCTTAATGGCGAAACAGCGCACAAAAATGACTATATTACTTTGTACCCATCGGCATCTATGACCTACGCATTATCTGAAAAAGACCAATTTCAGTTGAGCTACAGTCGTCGTGTTGATCGTCCTTCTATAAATCAGACAAAACCAATTAGAGAGTTTAGCACTCCAAAAGTAACCAGTATAGGAAATCCATTGTTGGATCCGCAGTTTACAAATTCGATTGAGGTGAATTATACTCGTACATTAAAAAAAGGAACGCTCACGGCAGGAGTTTTTATTCGTGACATCAACGATGAAATCAATAGAATCATCTATCCTGATCCAGAAAATGTGGATATGCAAATCATGACCTACGATAATTTTGCAGACAATACTGCTTACGGATTTGAAATTTCGGCAAATTATAAAATAACTAAATGGTGGGACGTTCAGCCAGCAATTGATTTCTCTAGTATTTCACAAAGAGGATTAGTTTCGATACTTAATCCTAATTCTTCAGAATTTGAATTTGTAGAGAGAAATGTGGATGTGAGTGCCTTTAATGCGAGGTTGAATAGCAACTTTAAAGCTTCAAAGAATCTGCGATTTTTATTATTTGGATTTTATAGAGGTGCAGTTGATGGTATTCAATTTAATAGCAAGGAAATGTACAAGATAGATTCGGGAGTGAGCTATTCATTTTTGGATAATAAAGCGTCAATCAGCGTCCGATTTAATGATATGTTTGACACAATGAAATATGCTTTTGAATCTGATAATCCATATCCACAGTCGGGACAATTTAAATGGGAAAGTAGAACTGTTTATATTGGAATGAATTACCGTTTTGGATCTGGAAAAAACAAGTCGCTAGAGCGCAAACGTCGCGAGAATAATGTAAAAGAAAATCAAGGGGGAATGTTCTAGTGCATTCTTGGTAGACACAGAAAAATCCCGATAATTAAGTTTATCGGGATTTTTTGTTTTGTAGCTTTACAAGTAATTTTTCTAGATATCTATTTTTGCAATAATTCCCGAAAACGTATTAACGTACACTTTCTCGTTAGTATTACTAAAGGTTTATTAATCTCATACACTTAATGCTCTGTTTTGCTAAAATTTTATTTATCAAATAAATGAAAAGCAAGGTTTTACGACTCTTGATCAATTTAGTGGATGACTGTGATATTAATTAAAGACTTAATTAAAATTACCACTTAATTATAACACTTCCCCAAGTAAATCCACTTCCAAAGGCTGCTAAAACGACAGTATCACCAGATTTAATTTGTCCCGCTTGCCAAGCTTCAGTCAATGCTATTGGAATAGATGCTGCCGTGGTATTACCATATTTCTGAATATTGCTAAAAACCTGATCATCTTTTAACTTAAATTTCTGCTGTATAAATTGCGAAATTCTAAGGTTTGCTTGATGTGGAATTAACATGTCGATATCGGAAATTTCTAGATTATTTTTATGCAACCCTTCCATAATAACTTCCGAAAATCGCACTACCGCATTTTTAAAAACGAACTGTCCATTCATATATGGGAAATAGGATTCATCGTTAGGATCATTGTCTTTGAGGATATCTGAAACCCAACGACCACCCATCCCAGGCGCTTTTAAAACTAACTCTTCGGCATGCACTCCTTCTGAATGCAAATGTGTAGAGAGGATTCCTTTTGTTAAATCTTCTTCTCTAGAAAGTACGGCTGCCCCTGCTCCATCTCCAAAAATTACCGAAACACCTCTACCACGCGAAGTCATATCCAGTCCGGAAGAATGAACTTCAGATCCAATTACCAAAATGTTTTTATACATTCCGGTCTTTATATACTGATCTGCTACAGAAATTGCATAGATAAAACCCGAGCATTGATTGCGCACGTCTAGTGCTCCTACAGTGCGTAATCCTAAATCTCTCTGAACCAAAACTCCTGGCCCAGGAAAATAATAATCTGGACTTAGAGTTGCAAAAACTACAAAATCAATATCCTCAGCGGCTATCTTCGCTCGGTCCATTGCAATCTTAGCGGCTTTAACGCCCATACTTGTGGTAGTATCTTCGCCCTTTTTTATAAATCTGCGTTCTTTAATTCCTGTCCTTTCTTGAATCCACGCATCATTTGTGTCCATTACTTTTGATAAATCATCGTTCG comes from the Flavobacterium ardleyense genome and includes:
- a CDS encoding TonB-dependent receptor domain-containing protein; protein product: MNFKLALLFLLGIMFSASAQNGSANGKVVDKNQNLAVPYVTVTVKALEKVVTGGITDEKGLFDIKNIPFGTYTLELQFMGYKTINRPLTIGATSANVSLGTFKLEDDSVQLEGVTVVAEYSTTEQKIDRKVINVGRDLTTAGATASEIMSNIPSVNVDQDGKISLRGNENVRILVDGRPTTIETSQLLKQIPSTSIKSIELITNPSAKYNPEGMSGIINVILHKNSNNGFNASVNAGITLADEPKFSNSINMNYRTGKVNFFSTLGSNFGKRLNEGRTNRLDENSLQLFDIINDNKSQLVKVGMDYYINDLNTISVYTNQNFGTGDGNFDVALTYPDALKNLNQTSIYKAETQDASYNLAFKHLTKREGEVLDFEMNYNKSTSDSDSFYNTIYANPAIDNSGYTEDKADDNKSFTANLDYQRPLNDKTKLELGAEARVLRTDNEYRSTTTSIADANYLYDLNIYSAYATFGQRFKKISYQLGARVEMYDVESTLNGETAHKNDYITLYPSASMTYALSEKDQFQLSYSRRVDRPSINQTKPIREFSTPKVTSIGNPLLDPQFTNSIEVNYTRTLKKGTLTAGVFIRDINDEINRIIYPDPENVDMQIMTYDNFADNTAYGFEISANYKITKWWDVQPAIDFSSISQRGLVSILNPNSSEFEFVERNVDVSAFNARLNSNFKASKNLRFLLFGFYRGAVDGIQFNSKEMYKIDSGVSYSFLDNKASISVRFNDMFDTMKYAFESDNPYPQSGQFKWESRTVYIGMNYRFGSGKNKSLERKRRENNVKENQGGMF
- a CDS encoding 3-oxoacyl-ACP synthase III family protein; this encodes MYNSKIAGLGFYVPDNIVTNDDLSKVMDTNDAWIQERTGIKERRFIKKGEDTTTSMGVKAAKIAMDRAKIAAEDIDFVVFATLSPDYYFPGPGVLVQRDLGLRTVGALDVRNQCSGFIYAISVADQYIKTGMYKNILVIGSEVHSSGLDMTSRGRGVSVIFGDGAGAAVLSREEDLTKGILSTHLHSEGVHAEELVLKAPGMGGRWVSDILKDNDPNDESYFPYMNGQFVFKNAVVRFSEVIMEGLHKNNLEISDIDMLIPHQANLRISQFIQQKFKLKDDQVFSNIQKYGNTTAASIPIALTEAWQAGQIKSGDTVVLAAFGSGFTWGSVIIKW